In a single window of the Ancylobacter polymorphus genome:
- the ettA gene encoding energy-dependent translational throttle protein EttA — protein MAYQFIYHMHGMTKAYPGGKKVLDNVHLSFYPDAKIGILGPNGSGKSTLLKIMAGMDKDFSGEAWVAEGARVGYLPQEPLLDPNLSVRENVMLGVAKQKAILDRYNELAMNYSEETADEMTALQDEIEGQGLWDLDSKIDQAMDALGCPEEGSDVSKLSGGERRRVALCQLLLSQPELLLLDEPTNHLDAETTNWLEGHLRNYPGAILIVTHDRYFLDNVTGWILELDRGRGIPYEGNYSSWLAQKAKRMAQENREDEARQRAIAAEAEWMGASPKARQAKNKARIQRYDELVKKASEKAPTTAQIVIPVSERLGNNVIEFNGLSKSFGDKLLIDNLSFKLPPGGIVGVIGPNGAGKTTLFRMINGLEKPDAGTITVGDSVQLGYVDQNRDALNDKKTVWEEISGGNEVLYLGKREINSRAYCGAFNFKGGDQQKKVGMLSGGERNRVHLARILQQGANVLLLDEPTNDLDVETLRALEEALEDFAGCAVIISHDRFFLDRIATHMLAFEGEGHVEWFEGNFHDYEEDKKRRLGVDEIIPHRMKHKKLMR, from the coding sequence ATGGCTTATCAGTTTATCTACCACATGCACGGCATGACCAAGGCCTATCCGGGCGGCAAGAAGGTGCTCGACAATGTGCACCTGTCCTTCTACCCCGACGCCAAGATCGGCATTCTCGGCCCCAACGGCTCGGGCAAGTCCACGCTGCTGAAGATCATGGCCGGCATGGACAAGGACTTCTCGGGCGAGGCCTGGGTCGCGGAAGGTGCGCGCGTGGGTTACCTCCCGCAGGAGCCGCTGCTCGACCCCAACCTGTCCGTGCGCGAGAACGTGATGCTCGGCGTCGCCAAGCAGAAGGCGATCCTCGACCGCTACAACGAACTCGCGATGAACTACTCCGAGGAGACCGCGGACGAGATGACCGCGCTCCAGGACGAGATCGAAGGCCAGGGCCTGTGGGATCTCGACAGCAAGATCGACCAGGCGATGGATGCGCTCGGCTGCCCGGAAGAGGGTTCGGACGTTTCCAAGCTCTCGGGCGGTGAGCGCCGCCGCGTCGCGCTGTGCCAGCTGCTGCTCTCGCAGCCGGAACTGCTGCTGCTGGACGAGCCGACCAACCATCTCGACGCCGAGACCACCAACTGGCTCGAAGGGCATCTGCGCAACTATCCCGGCGCGATCCTGATCGTCACCCATGACCGCTACTTCCTCGACAATGTGACGGGCTGGATTCTTGAGCTCGATCGCGGCCGCGGCATTCCCTATGAGGGCAACTATTCCTCCTGGCTGGCGCAGAAGGCCAAGCGCATGGCGCAGGAAAACCGCGAGGACGAGGCCCGCCAGCGTGCGATCGCCGCTGAGGCGGAGTGGATGGGGGCCTCCCCGAAGGCCCGCCAGGCCAAGAACAAGGCCCGTATCCAGCGCTATGACGAGCTGGTGAAGAAGGCGTCCGAAAAGGCGCCGACCACCGCCCAGATCGTCATTCCGGTGTCGGAGCGGCTCGGCAACAACGTCATCGAGTTCAACGGCCTCAGCAAGTCGTTCGGCGACAAGTTGCTGATCGACAACCTGTCCTTCAAGCTGCCGCCGGGCGGCATTGTCGGCGTCATCGGGCCGAACGGCGCGGGCAAGACCACGCTGTTCCGCATGATCAACGGGCTGGAGAAGCCCGATGCCGGCACCATCACTGTCGGCGACAGCGTCCAGCTCGGCTATGTCGACCAGAACCGCGACGCGCTGAACGACAAGAAGACCGTCTGGGAGGAAATCTCCGGCGGCAACGAGGTGCTGTATCTCGGCAAGCGCGAGATCAATTCGCGCGCCTATTGCGGCGCCTTCAACTTCAAGGGCGGCGACCAGCAGAAGAAGGTCGGCATGCTCTCGGGCGGTGAGCGCAACCGCGTGCATCTCGCCCGCATTCTGCAGCAGGGTGCCAACGTCCTGCTGCTGGACGAGCCGACCAACGATCTCGACGTGGAAACCCTGCGCGCGCTGGAAGAAGCGCTGGAAGACTTCGCCGGCTGCGCGGTCATCATCTCGCATGACCGCTTCTTCCTCGACCGTATCGCCACCCACATGCTCGCCTTCGAGGGCGAGGGCCATGTCGAGTGGTTCGAGGGCAACTTCCACGACTATGAGGAAGACAAGAAGCGCCGCCTCGGCGTCGACGAGATCATCCCGCACCGGATGAAGCACAAGAAGCTGATGCGGTGA
- the tam gene encoding trans-aconitate 2-methyltransferase has translation MSEDWNPALYLAFEDERTRPPRDLLARVPLLKPRRVIDLGCGPGNSTELLAQRWNDAEVIGVDNSPAMLEQARARLPGARFELADLASWTPPEGTDLLFANAVFQWVPEHLDVLARLLDRLPPGGVLAVQMPDNVNEPSHLLMEEAAAAGRWAARIAGAARDVLPAVGAYYDRLAPLARQVDIWHTLYNHPLAGPRAIADWFRSTGLRPYLAPLDEAEREGFLADYTARLAKAYPARVDGRVLLRFPRLFIVAVR, from the coding sequence ATGAGCGAAGACTGGAACCCCGCCCTCTATCTCGCCTTCGAGGATGAGCGCACCCGCCCGCCGCGCGACCTGCTGGCGCGGGTGCCGCTCCTTAAGCCCCGCCGGGTGATCGACCTCGGCTGCGGGCCAGGCAATTCGACCGAGTTGCTGGCGCAGCGCTGGAACGATGCCGAGGTGATCGGCGTCGACAATTCCCCCGCCATGCTGGAGCAGGCCCGCGCCCGCCTGCCGGGCGCGCGCTTCGAGCTGGCGGACCTCGCCTCCTGGACACCGCCCGAGGGCACCGACCTGCTCTTCGCCAATGCCGTGTTCCAGTGGGTGCCGGAGCATCTCGACGTGCTGGCGCGGCTGCTCGACAGGCTGCCGCCGGGCGGCGTGCTGGCGGTGCAGATGCCGGACAATGTCAACGAGCCCTCGCATCTGCTGATGGAGGAAGCCGCCGCCGCCGGGCGATGGGCGGCGCGCATCGCCGGCGCGGCCCGCGATGTTCTGCCGGCGGTGGGGGCCTATTACGACCGTCTCGCGCCGCTCGCCCGCCAGGTCGATATCTGGCACACGCTGTACAACCACCCGCTGGCGGGGCCGCGGGCCATTGCCGACTGGTTCCGCTCCACCGGCCTGCGCCCCTATCTCGCGCCGCTCGACGAGGCCGAGCGGGAGGGGTTTCTCGCCGACTACACCGCGCGGCTGGCCAAGGCCTATCCCGCCCGCGTCGACGGCCGGGTGCTGCTGCGCTTTCCCCGGCTGTTCATTGTGGCGGTGCGCTGA
- a CDS encoding lytic murein transglycosylase → MMFPALRRPLVAAALVLGLLLAARPALADAGFDRWLAAQWPAAQAMGISRATFERETAGLEPDYGLPDLALPGKPKAPDRQAEFVQTPAAYLSDKAIASYAARGRKLAAQYRAQLAALERQFGVPGPILLAIWARETSYGGAKLNHDALRVLATQAYVGRRKEEFRAEFLAALKILDEGHVTRAAMKSSWAGAMGLTQFMPTGYLDYGVDLDGDGTANIWTDVPEALAATASLLKDKGWQAGKRWAYEITVPPGFDCTLAEPETRLPIGEWLKRGVRIADGRRVPPAALKDEASIIMPAGPYGPAFLTPANYFVLKSYNFADLYVLYVGHLADRIEDDRPFARDWAEIALVKTRDLEFMQKVLTREGFYADKIDGKAGMKTRAALGAYQKANGLPLDCWPDAAVLAHMKKGG, encoded by the coding sequence ATGATGTTCCCCGCGCTTCGCCGCCCCCTTGTCGCCGCCGCCCTGGTGCTGGGCCTCCTCCTCGCCGCGCGCCCCGCGCTCGCCGATGCCGGCTTTGACCGCTGGCTGGCGGCGCAATGGCCGGCGGCGCAGGCCATGGGCATTTCCCGCGCCACTTTCGAGCGCGAGACCGCCGGGCTGGAGCCGGATTATGGGCTGCCCGACCTCGCCCTTCCCGGCAAGCCGAAAGCACCCGACCGGCAGGCTGAATTCGTCCAGACCCCGGCGGCCTATCTCTCCGACAAGGCGATCGCCAGCTATGCCGCGCGCGGGCGCAAGCTGGCGGCGCAGTACCGCGCGCAGCTTGCCGCGCTGGAGCGGCAGTTCGGCGTGCCGGGGCCGATCCTGCTCGCCATCTGGGCGCGCGAGACCTCCTATGGCGGCGCCAAGCTGAACCATGACGCGCTGCGGGTTCTGGCGACGCAGGCCTATGTCGGCCGGCGCAAGGAGGAGTTCCGCGCCGAATTCCTCGCCGCGCTGAAGATCCTCGACGAAGGCCATGTCACCCGCGCGGCGATGAAGAGTTCCTGGGCCGGGGCGATGGGGCTGACCCAGTTCATGCCCACCGGCTATCTCGACTATGGCGTCGATCTCGACGGCGATGGCACCGCCAATATCTGGACCGACGTGCCGGAGGCGCTGGCCGCCACGGCGAGCCTGCTCAAGGACAAGGGCTGGCAGGCCGGCAAGCGCTGGGCCTATGAGATCACCGTGCCGCCGGGCTTCGACTGCACGCTGGCCGAGCCGGAGACACGGCTGCCGATCGGTGAATGGCTAAAGCGCGGCGTCCGAATCGCCGACGGGCGCCGCGTGCCGCCGGCCGCGCTGAAGGACGAGGCGTCGATCATCATGCCGGCGGGGCCCTATGGGCCGGCCTTCCTGACGCCGGCCAACTATTTCGTGCTCAAGAGCTACAATTTCGCCGACCTGTACGTCCTCTATGTCGGCCATCTCGCCGACCGCATCGAGGACGACAGGCCCTTCGCCCGCGATTGGGCGGAGATCGCGCTGGTGAAGACGCGCGACCTCGAATTCATGCAGAAGGTGCTGACCCGCGAGGGCTTCTACGCCGACAAGATCGACGGCAAGGCCGGGATGAAGACCCGCGCCGCGCTCGGCGCCTATCAGAAGGCCAACGGTCTGCCGCTCGACTGCTGGCCGGACGCCGCCGTGCTGGCGCATATGAAGAAGGGCGGCTGA
- the prmB gene encoding 50S ribosomal protein L3 N(5)-glutamine methyltransferase, which produces MTAADDLKTVRDFVRYAVSRFAKAGIAFGHGTSEPLDEAAFMVLEGLNLPVDDLSPWLDARLTHEERLRLANLIEQRCTTRQPAAYLLGRTYIGGVPFRSDKRAIVPRSFIGELMAGELFTGGDYSLVPQPETVGRVLDLCTGSGCLAILAAMTFPNAEIDAVDLSPEALTLAAENVAEHGLEDRVRLLEGDLFGPLGGEVYDLIITNPPYVDEEAMAALPAEYRHEPSLAFAGGPDGLDIVRRILAEAPAHLSPGGGLICEFGTGKEILQAEYPHLPFLWLDTEESEGEVFWLSAADLTVNADLRVINRMPR; this is translated from the coding sequence ATGACAGCGGCGGACGATCTGAAGACGGTCAGGGATTTCGTGCGCTATGCGGTGAGCCGCTTTGCCAAGGCCGGCATCGCCTTCGGCCATGGCACCAGCGAGCCGCTGGACGAGGCCGCCTTCATGGTGCTGGAAGGGCTCAACCTGCCGGTCGACGACCTTTCCCCCTGGCTCGACGCCCGCCTGACCCATGAGGAGCGCCTGCGCCTCGCCAATCTCATCGAACAGCGCTGCACCACCCGGCAGCCCGCCGCCTATCTGCTGGGGCGCACCTATATTGGCGGCGTGCCGTTCCGCTCCGACAAGCGGGCCATCGTGCCGCGTTCCTTCATCGGCGAATTGATGGCGGGCGAACTCTTCACCGGCGGCGATTATTCGCTGGTGCCGCAGCCGGAGACGGTCGGGCGCGTGCTCGACCTGTGCACCGGCTCGGGCTGCCTCGCCATTCTCGCCGCCATGACCTTCCCCAATGCCGAGATCGACGCGGTGGACCTCTCTCCCGAGGCGCTGACGCTGGCAGCGGAGAACGTCGCCGAACACGGGCTGGAAGACCGGGTGCGGCTGCTGGAGGGCGACCTGTTCGGCCCGCTCGGGGGCGAAGTCTACGACCTCATCATCACCAACCCGCCCTATGTCGATGAAGAGGCGATGGCCGCGCTGCCGGCGGAATACCGGCACGAGCCGAGCCTCGCCTTTGCCGGCGGGCCGGACGGGCTCGACATCGTGCGCCGCATCCTCGCCGAGGCACCGGCCCATCTCAGCCCCGGTGGCGGCCTCATCTGCGAATTTGGCACCGGCAAGGAAATCTTGCAGGCGGAATACCCGCATCTGCCCTTCCTCTGGCTCGACACGGAGGAAAGTGAAGGCGAGGTGTTCTGGCTCTCCGCCGCCGATCTCACGGTCAACGCGGATCTGCGCGTCATCAACCGCATGCCGCGCTGA
- a CDS encoding SGNH/GDSL hydrolase family protein, with protein MLLRRLLPLALAATFLAPAALPARAQTVIPAGCPTSKTLAKLNAPLARTAAALRGGDKVVIVAIGSSSTAGAGASSQEASYPARLQAMLRERFPAADITVLNRGINGQDAPEMLARFDSDVAALKPTLVIWQSGVNALFRDNGLASADALLHEAIARVKAIGADLVLVDPQYAPRVLADDDSGPMVRLIDQVGAEEGVAVYHRFALMRDWHEKASMGFDSFLWKDKFHMNDWGYNCFARDLGRAVVANVESQQRSAEVGNAGGTAAKSAGLPAAPALPMSAAAAP; from the coding sequence ATGCTGCTGCGCCGTCTTCTTCCCCTCGCCCTCGCCGCCACCTTTCTGGCGCCCGCCGCCCTGCCGGCCCGCGCCCAGACGGTGATCCCGGCCGGTTGCCCTACCTCCAAGACGCTGGCCAAGCTCAACGCGCCGCTCGCCCGCACCGCCGCCGCGCTCAGGGGTGGCGACAAGGTGGTGATCGTCGCCATCGGCTCCTCCTCCACCGCCGGGGCCGGCGCCAGCAGCCAGGAGGCGAGCTATCCCGCCCGCCTGCAGGCGATGCTGCGCGAGCGCTTCCCCGCTGCCGACATCACCGTGCTCAACCGCGGCATTAACGGGCAGGACGCGCCGGAAATGCTGGCGCGCTTCGACAGCGATGTCGCCGCGCTGAAGCCGACGCTGGTGATCTGGCAATCGGGCGTGAACGCGCTGTTCCGCGACAACGGTCTCGCCTCCGCCGACGCCCTCCTGCACGAGGCCATTGCCCGGGTGAAGGCGATCGGTGCCGATCTGGTGCTGGTCGATCCGCAATATGCCCCGCGCGTGCTCGCGGATGACGATAGCGGGCCGATGGTCCGCCTCATTGATCAGGTGGGGGCGGAGGAAGGCGTGGCGGTCTATCACCGCTTCGCCCTGATGCGCGACTGGCACGAAAAGGCGTCCATGGGCTTCGATTCCTTCCTCTGGAAGGACAAGTTCCACATGAACGACTGGGGGTATAACTGCTTCGCCCGCGATCTCGGCCGGGCCGTGGTCGCCAATGTGGAATCGCAGCAGCGCTCGGCGGAAGTGGGCAATGCGGGCGGCACGGCGGCGAAGTCCGCCGGGCTTCCGGCCGCGCCTGCTCTGCCGATGTCGGCCGCAGCCGCGCCCTGA
- a CDS encoding SGNH/GDSL hydrolase family protein: MAAAETGKVCAAPSALTRAGFALPRLARSLEKKEPTTILVVNSASTAKPPSTSDGGKAVARRSFPSYIEETLRARYPEGGVVVTTRSQPRATAEAMLDDLPAMLAETRPALMIWQTGTYDAILSAETSTFSDAVGTGIRSAHAAGADVILVSPQYSPRTALAFDIGAYTNAMRWTARLEGVPFFDRYAIMRFWEDDGVFDLDTARPSPTLFDDVHSCIGRLLVTMIVDGVDLRTLGSR, translated from the coding sequence GTGGCCGCCGCCGAGACGGGGAAGGTGTGCGCGGCGCCCTCCGCCCTCACCCGCGCCGGCTTTGCCCTGCCGCGCCTCGCCCGTTCGCTGGAGAAGAAGGAACCGACCACCATCCTGGTCGTGAACAGCGCCAGCACCGCCAAGCCGCCTTCCACCTCTGACGGCGGCAAGGCGGTCGCCCGCCGCAGCTTCCCCAGCTATATCGAGGAGACGCTGCGCGCCCGCTATCCCGAGGGCGGCGTGGTGGTGACCACCCGCAGCCAGCCGCGCGCCACCGCCGAGGCGATGCTCGACGATCTGCCGGCCATGCTAGCGGAAACCAGGCCGGCGCTGATGATCTGGCAGACCGGCACCTACGACGCCATTCTCAGCGCCGAGACCTCCACTTTCTCCGACGCGGTCGGCACTGGCATCCGCTCAGCCCATGCGGCCGGCGCCGATGTCATTCTCGTCAGCCCGCAATACAGCCCGCGCACCGCCCTCGCCTTCGATATCGGCGCCTATACCAACGCCATGCGCTGGACCGCGCGGCTCGAAGGGGTGCCCTTCTTCGACCGCTACGCCATCATGCGGTTCTGGGAAGACGATGGCGTTTTCGATCTCGACACCGCCCGCCCCTCCCCCACGCTGTTCGACGATGTGCACAGTTGCATTGGCCGCCTTCTGGTGACCATGATCGTCGATGGCGTCGACCTGCGAACGCTCGGTTCCCGCTAA
- a CDS encoding OpgC family protein, whose amino-acid sequence MPAPLAATATTHADPAERPAPPPPASGRDLRLDLFRGLALWFIFLNHVPNNVGNWITNRNFGFSDATEIFVFISGYTAAMVYGRQLDSSGAMVTSARILRRAWQLYVAFIFLFVIYLAEISYVVGSFENPLYAEEMGALQFLAEPDVALVQALLLKFRPANMDVLPLYIVLLATFPPILWALKRWPDATLFASFLLWLAVQFLGFNLPGYPDDRMWFFNPFAWQLMFVFGGWCGLGGSDRLSVLVHSRLVLALSVLYLALSLAVVTSWYWPPMEGFVPPVIGDIIYPISKTDLSVLRFVHFLALAVVIVRLIPVHAAFLRWELLKPLIMCGQHSLEVFCFGVFLSFAAHFVLNEVSGTVLMQLTMSVSGIALMVGLSALLSWYARAERDRMARKKAG is encoded by the coding sequence GTGCCTGCGCCCCTAGCCGCCACGGCGACCACGCATGCGGATCCGGCCGAACGGCCGGCCCCGCCCCCACCCGCCTCCGGGCGCGATCTGCGGCTCGACCTGTTCCGTGGGCTGGCGCTGTGGTTCATCTTCCTAAACCATGTGCCCAACAATGTCGGCAACTGGATCACCAACCGCAATTTCGGCTTCTCCGACGCCACCGAGATTTTCGTCTTCATCTCCGGCTACACCGCCGCCATGGTCTATGGGCGCCAGCTCGATTCCAGCGGCGCGATGGTGACGTCCGCGCGCATCCTGCGGCGGGCGTGGCAGCTCTATGTCGCCTTCATCTTCCTGTTCGTCATCTACCTCGCCGAAATCTCCTATGTCGTCGGCAGCTTCGAGAACCCGCTCTATGCCGAGGAGATGGGCGCGCTGCAGTTCCTGGCCGAGCCGGACGTGGCGCTGGTGCAGGCGCTGCTGTTGAAGTTCCGGCCGGCCAATATGGACGTGCTGCCGCTCTATATCGTGCTGCTGGCAACTTTTCCGCCAATCCTGTGGGCGCTGAAACGCTGGCCCGATGCCACGCTCTTCGCCTCCTTCCTGCTCTGGCTCGCCGTGCAGTTCCTCGGCTTCAACCTGCCGGGCTATCCCGACGACCGGATGTGGTTCTTCAACCCCTTCGCCTGGCAGCTGATGTTCGTGTTCGGCGGCTGGTGTGGGCTCGGCGGCAGCGACCGGCTGTCCGTGCTGGTGCATTCGCGCCTCGTGCTGGCGCTGTCCGTCCTCTATCTCGCGCTGTCGCTGGCGGTGGTCACCAGCTGGTACTGGCCGCCGATGGAAGGTTTCGTGCCGCCGGTCATCGGCGACATCATCTACCCCATCAGCAAGACCGACCTCTCCGTGCTGCGCTTCGTGCATTTTCTCGCGCTGGCGGTGGTGATCGTCAGGCTGATACCGGTGCACGCCGCCTTTCTACGCTGGGAGTTGCTGAAACCGCTCATCATGTGCGGCCAGCACTCACTTGAGGTGTTCTGTTTCGGCGTCTTCCTTTCTTTTGCCGCACATTTCGTGCTGAACGAGGTCTCCGGCACGGTGCTCATGCAATTGACCATGAGCGTGTCCGGCATCGCCTTAATGGTAGGTCTCTCGGCATTGCTGTCGTGGTATGCTCGCGCCGAGCGCGACCGTATGGCGCGCAAGAAGGCTGGCTAG
- a CDS encoding HdeD family acid-resistance protein — protein MSSQSGSLSPTPGGMVAGHLSELRAKWGWFVALGLLMVMAGAIALGNLVLSTVVSVLYIGVMMAISGGAQVIHAFQVKTWGAFAFWLLDGLLFLAAGLVCIFVPMVAAEFLTLFLGVSLIVGGVFRLVAAFRLRPAEGWGWIAFSAVIAILLGIEIIAGWPVSGLWVLGLLLGIDLVFNGIAVLFLGFGLKK, from the coding sequence ATGTCTTCGCAATCGGGTTCCCTCTCGCCGACGCCGGGCGGCATGGTCGCCGGGCATCTTTCCGAACTGCGCGCCAAATGGGGCTGGTTCGTCGCGCTCGGCCTGCTGATGGTCATGGCCGGCGCCATCGCGCTCGGCAATCTCGTGCTCAGCACCGTGGTCTCGGTGCTCTATATCGGCGTTATGATGGCCATTTCCGGCGGCGCGCAGGTCATCCACGCCTTCCAGGTCAAGACCTGGGGCGCCTTCGCCTTCTGGCTGCTCGACGGCCTGCTGTTCCTCGCCGCCGGCCTCGTCTGCATCTTCGTACCGATGGTGGCGGCCGAGTTCCTCACCCTGTTCCTCGGCGTGTCGCTGATTGTCGGCGGCGTGTTCCGCCTGGTCGCCGCCTTCCGGCTGCGCCCGGCCGAGGGCTGGGGCTGGATCGCCTTTTCCGCCGTCATCGCCATTCTGCTCGGCATCGAGATCATCGCCGGCTGGCCGGTGAGCGGCCTGTGGGTGCTCGGCCTGCTGCTCGGCATCGACCTGGTGTTCAACGGCATCGCCGTGCTGTTCCTCGGCTTCGGCCTGAAGAAGTAG
- a CDS encoding MOSC domain-containing protein, with product MPSRSPAPPAPDLFGAPLARPGRRLTAQLAQTLIADGPGFITRAVAELALTLEGIAGDRHAGFARRADSRVPWYPRGAPIRNSRQLSLVAPDELAEIARRLGVPAVAPEWIGANLVIAGVPDLTGLPPGTRLHFTGGAALVVEGENAPCRHAGAAIAAATGNSAAELDFAKVAKGLRGLVAWVERAGTLTAGTEVSLRVPPQRFWGG from the coding sequence ATGCCCTCCCGATCCCCCGCACCGCCGGCGCCTGACCTGTTCGGCGCGCCCCTCGCGCGGCCCGGCCGCCGCCTCACCGCGCAACTCGCGCAGACGCTGATCGCCGACGGGCCGGGCTTCATCACCCGCGCGGTGGCGGAACTCGCGCTCACGCTTGAGGGCATTGCGGGCGATCGCCATGCCGGCTTTGCCCGCCGGGCGGATTCGCGTGTGCCCTGGTATCCGCGCGGGGCGCCGATCCGCAACAGCCGGCAACTGTCGCTGGTGGCGCCCGACGAACTCGCCGAGATCGCCCGCCGGCTCGGCGTGCCGGCGGTGGCGCCGGAATGGATCGGCGCCAATCTGGTGATCGCGGGCGTGCCGGATCTCACCGGCCTGCCGCCGGGCACGCGGCTGCATTTCACCGGCGGCGCGGCGCTGGTGGTGGAGGGAGAGAACGCGCCCTGCCGCCATGCCGGCGCGGCGATCGCGGCGGCAACCGGGAACAGCGCGGCGGAGCTGGACTTCGCCAAGGTGGCAAAGGGGCTGCGCGGGCTGGTCGCCTGGGTCGAGCGCGCCGGTACGCTCACGGCCGGCACCGAGGTGAGCCTGCGCGTTCCGCCCCAGCGCTTCTGGGGCGGCTGA
- a CDS encoding L,D-transpeptidase → MMVVRLGFVPAVAFSVLASVGTAAAQYYPVEGQDPAAQGGSAYDAAGSRANENVEVPAAYDPYGAQAPSAAAPSGAYGQPGAYGQPQAAYGTPPGVRDPYAPAAPGVPQVANAPYADPSRQPSGYPAGAYSGQPPAGMASPYGNQAAAPQPAYSQPNYGQPPAYGQPPAPVSNGANTAGANGSSVAMLPPEDQPEEGPPKELPANLKRQVVDYVTKEPPGTIVIDTPNTYLYYVLPGGKAERYGIGVGREGFTWAGTEKISRKAEWADWRPPAEMIERQPYLPRFMAGGPGNPLGARTMYLGGTIYRIHGTNQPSTIGQFMSSGCIRMLNEDVEALYDKVKVGTKVVVLPGNPPATANAGGVPPTAAAPVAETGFAVR, encoded by the coding sequence ATGATGGTCGTTCGCCTCGGTTTCGTCCCCGCTGTCGCCTTCTCGGTACTGGCATCGGTCGGCACCGCCGCAGCCCAGTACTACCCCGTCGAGGGTCAGGACCCGGCCGCGCAGGGTGGATCGGCCTATGACGCGGCAGGTAGCCGCGCGAATGAGAATGTCGAGGTCCCGGCGGCCTATGACCCCTATGGGGCGCAGGCCCCCAGCGCGGCGGCGCCCTCGGGTGCCTATGGCCAGCCCGGCGCTTACGGCCAGCCGCAGGCGGCTTATGGCACGCCTCCCGGCGTGCGCGATCCCTATGCCCCGGCGGCGCCCGGCGTGCCGCAGGTGGCCAATGCCCCCTATGCGGACCCCTCGCGCCAGCCCTCCGGCTATCCCGCCGGCGCCTATTCCGGCCAGCCGCCGGCCGGCATGGCATCGCCCTATGGCAACCAGGCCGCCGCGCCGCAGCCGGCCTACAGCCAGCCCAATTACGGCCAGCCGCCGGCCTATGGCCAGCCGCCCGCGCCGGTGAGCAATGGCGCCAACACCGCTGGCGCCAACGGCTCCAGCGTCGCCATGCTGCCGCCCGAGGACCAGCCGGAAGAAGGCCCGCCGAAGGAACTCCCGGCCAATCTGAAGCGGCAGGTGGTGGACTATGTGACCAAGGAGCCCCCGGGCACCATCGTCATCGACACCCCGAACACCTATCTCTATTACGTGCTGCCCGGCGGCAAGGCCGAGCGCTACGGCATCGGCGTCGGCCGCGAAGGCTTCACCTGGGCCGGCACGGAGAAGATCAGCCGCAAGGCGGAGTGGGCGGATTGGCGCCCGCCGGCGGAAATGATCGAGCGCCAGCCCTATCTGCCGCGCTTCATGGCCGGCGGCCCGGGCAACCCGCTCGGCGCCCGCACCATGTATCTCGGCGGCACGATCTACCGCATCCACGGCACCAACCAGCCTTCCACCATCGGCCAGTTCATGTCGTCGGGCTGCATCCGCATGCTGAACGAGGATGTGGAAGCGCTGTATGACAAGGTGAAGGTCGGCACCAAGGTGGTGGTGCTGCCGGGCAACCCGCCCGCCACCGCCAATGCCGGCGGCGTGCCGCCCACCGCCGCCGCGCCCGTCGCCGAGACCGGCTTCGCTGTCCGCTGA
- the tsaA gene encoding tRNA (N6-threonylcarbamoyladenosine(37)-N6)-methyltransferase TrmO, which translates to MTGAAGDFGVRPGEVTVDLPAQPDAGLYFIGRIRTPWTQRADCPKNAGEAMARQEVCTVEIDPAFRPALHGLEGTTHLWLLYFMDQAPRNLVVQVPRRSGTAHGTFALRSPARPNPIALSAVRLLGIDGGTLTVIGPDCLDGTPLLDIKPYFASTDCHPDATVGWRRERSDTAGPAAG; encoded by the coding sequence ATGACCGGCGCAGCCGGCGATTTCGGCGTGCGCCCCGGCGAGGTGACGGTGGACCTGCCGGCGCAGCCGGACGCCGGGCTCTATTTCATCGGCCGCATCCGCACCCCGTGGACGCAGCGCGCCGATTGCCCGAAAAATGCCGGCGAGGCGATGGCGCGGCAGGAGGTGTGCACGGTGGAGATCGACCCGGCCTTTCGCCCCGCGCTGCATGGACTTGAGGGAACCACCCATCTCTGGCTGCTCTATTTCATGGATCAGGCGCCGCGCAACCTCGTGGTGCAGGTGCCGCGGCGCTCCGGCACCGCCCATGGCACCTTCGCCCTGCGCAGCCCGGCGCGGCCCAACCCCATCGCCCTGAGCGCGGTGCGTCTCCTCGGCATCGACGGCGGCACGCTCACCGTGATCGGCCCCGACTGCCTCGACGGCACGCCGCTCCTCGACATCAAGCCCTATTTCGCCTCCACCGACTGCCACCCCGACGCCACTGTCGGCTGGCGGCGCGAACGCTCCGACACGGCCGGCCCTGCCGCTGGGTGA